The following proteins are encoded in a genomic region of Zea mays cultivar B73 chromosome 9, Zm-B73-REFERENCE-NAM-5.0, whole genome shotgun sequence:
- the LOC103637993 gene encoding uncharacterized protein: MGVAVAKHRLEILKLARKESSSSHRKAAAIAVVLPWRATRLLAAAVHRSARSALGRLRACRDRNRERGRDRDRAAAVLATQRVPLLRHRGGRVALAHRHSSCWSKAAPPVATIRTGGKLLVKTLPAPAASIAACRLVSTDVCSCDEDEEVAVMDGGEAMRWESMFQDLRPT; encoded by the coding sequence ATGGGCGTCGCCGTCGCCAAGCACCGCCTCGAGATCCTCAAGCTCGCCAGGAAGGAGTCGTCGTCGTCCCACCGCAAGGCCGCCGCCATCGCCGTCGTCCTGCCGTGGCGCGCCACCAGGCTGCTCGCCGCGGCGGTGCACCGGTCCGCGCGCTCGGCGCTCGGTCGCCTCCGCGCCTGCCGGGACCGGAACCGGGAGCGGGGCAGGGACAGGGACAGGGCGGCGGCCGTCCTCGCCACGCAGCGCGTGCCTTTGCTGCGGCACCGCGGCGGGAGGGTCGCGCTCGCGCATCGCCACAGCAGCTGCTGGAGCAAGGCCGCGCCGCCCGTGGCTACCATCCGTACTGGCGGGAAGCTGCTGGTCAAGACGCTGCCCGCGCCCGCTGCCTCCATAGCCGCATGCCGCCTCGTGAGCACGGACGTCTGCAGCTGCGACGAAGACGAGGAGGTGGCGGTGATGGACGGCGGCGAGGCGATGCGGTGGGAGTCCATGTTCCAGGACCTGAGGCCAACTTAG
- the LOC100285720 gene encoding heparanase-like protein 3 precursor, with product MAAAGTQLGRLLGGLWFLAALLGRPGATAAAAGQPAAPAVAAVDGRRAVAATGEDFVCATLDWWPPDKCDYGTCAWGRAGLLNLDLSNKVLLNAVRAFSPPLLLRLGGSLQDKVMYGYGAGRPCAPFVRNASEMHGFSQGCLPLRRWDDLNAFFRRSGAKVVFGLNALNGRVPLPDGSMGGPWDYTNAASLIRYTANKGYRIHGWELGNELSGTGVGARVGADQYAADVIALKALVDDVYRSEPSKPLVVAPGGFFDQAWFTELVVKTGPDLLSVVTHHVYNLGPGRDTHLIDKILDPSTLDGMVSTFSDLQRLLKSTGTSAVAWVGEAGGAYNSGRHLVTDAFVFSFWFLDQLGMAARFDTKSYCRQSLVGGNYGLLNTTTFQPNPDYYSALLWHRLMGTKVLAVTFSGTNKIRAYAHCARDSPGITLLLINLSGNATARVSVTAQGAAAAHAHRHRHDARKHGGGRKFRHVHVPGFAGGGEAAAGAVRHEYHLTPKDGDLTSQVVMLNGRALATDAAGNIPALEAVEVDAARPIAVTPYSIVFARVPHFSAPACRVDR from the exons ATGGCCGCCGCAGGGACGCAGCTAGGCCGGCTTCTGGGCGGCCTATGGTTCCTGGCCGCGTTGCTAGGACGACCGGGCGCCACGGCGGCGGCCGCCGGGCAGCCGGCGGCACCAGCGGTGGCCGCCGTCGACGGGCGGCGCGCCGTCGCGGCGACCGGGGAGGACTTCGTGTGCGcgacgttggactggtggccgccGGACAAGTGCGACTACGGCACCTGCGCCTGGGGCCGCGCCGGCCTGCTCAACCTG GATCTCTCCAACAAGGTCCTGCTCAATGCCGTCAGAG CCTTCTCGCCGCCGCTGCTGCTCCGCCTGGGAGGGTCGCTGCAGGACAAGGTGATGTACGGGTACGGCGCCGGGCGGCCGTGCGCGCCGTTCGTCAGGAACGCGTCGGAGATGCACGGCTTCTCGCAGGGCTGCCTGCCCCTGCGCAGGTGGGACGACCTCAACGCCTTCTTCCGGAGATCCGG TGCCAAGGTCGTGTTCGGGCTCAACGCGCTCAACGGCCGCGTCCCGTTGCCGGACGGGTCCATGGGAGGGCCGTGGGACTACACCAACGCGGCGTCGCTGATCCGGTACACCGCGAACAAGGGCTACCGAATCCATGGATGGGAGCTTG GGAACGAACTGAGCGGCACTGGAGTGGGAGCTCGGGTTGGCGCGGACCAGTACGCCGCAGACGTGATCGCCCTGAAAGCGCTAGTCGACGACGTGTACCGGAGCGAGCCATCGAAGCCGCTGGTGGTTGCTCCCGGAGGATTCTTCGACCAAGCCTGGTTTACTGAGCTTGTCGTCAAGACCGGGCCGGATCTACTGAGCGTGGTCACGCACCACGTCTACAATCTAGGACCAG GAAGGGACACGCACCTGATCGACAAGATCCTCGACCCGTCAACCCTCGACGGGATGGTCAGCACGTTCAGCGACCTCCAGCGGCTGCTCAAGTCCACGGGGACGTCGGCTGTGGCGTGGGTCGGGGAAGCCGGAGGCGCCTACAACAGCGGCCGCCACCTCGTCACTGACGCGTTCGTGTTCAGCTTCTG GTTTTTAGATCAGCTTGGGATGGCAGCGAGGTTCGACACCAAGAGCTACTGCAGGCAGAGTTTGGTCGGCGGCAACTACGGCCTGCTAAACACCACGACGTTCCAGCCTAACCCTGACTATTACAG TGCTCTACTGTGGCATCGCCTCATGGGGACCAAAGTTCTAGCAGTAACATTCAGCGGCACGAACAAGATCCGCGCGTACGCGCACTGCGCGAGAGATTCA CCAGGAATCACTCTGCTGCTGATCAACCTGAGCGGCAACGCCACCGCGCGGGTCTCGGTGACGGCCCAAGGGGCTGCCGCGGCGCACGCGCACAGGCACAGGCACGACGCGAGGAAGCACGGCGGCGGCAGGAAGTTCCGGCACGTGCACGTCCCCGGCTTCGCCGGCGGCGGCGAGGCGGCGGCGGGCGCCGTGAGACACGAGTACCACCTCACCCCCAAGGACGGCGACCTGACGAGCCAGGTCGTGATGCTGAACGGCAGGGCGTTGGCCACCGACGCGGCGGGGAACATCCCCGCCCTGGAGGCGGTCGAGGTGGACGCGGCGCGGCCCATCGCCGTCACGCCCTACTCCATCGTGTTCGCTCGCGTTCCGCATTTCAGTGCCCCGGCGTGTAGGGTAGACCGGTAG
- the LOC100285720 gene encoding heparanase-like protein 3 isoform X1 produces MVPGRVARTTGRHGGGRRAAGGTSGGRRRRAARRRGDRGGLRVRDVGLVAAGQVRLRHLRLGPRRPAQPVSLCPLAPPQDLSNKVLLNAVRAFSPPLLLRLGGSLQDKVMYGYGAGRPCAPFVRNASEMHGFSQGCLPLRRWDDLNAFFRRSGAKVVFGLNALNGRVPLPDGSMGGPWDYTNAASLIRYTANKGYRIHGWELGNELSGTGVGARVGADQYAADVIALKALVDDVYRSEPSKPLVVAPGGFFDQAWFTELVVKTGPDLLSVVTHHVYNLGPGRDTHLIDKILDPSTLDGMVSTFSDLQRLLKSTGTSAVAWVGEAGGAYNSGRHLVTDAFVFSFWFLDQLGMAARFDTKSYCRQSLVGGNYGLLNTTTFQPNPDYYSALLWHRLMGTKVLAVTFSGTNKIRAYAHCARDSPGITLLLINLSGNATARVSVTAQGAAAAHAHRHRHDARKHGGGRKFRHVHVPGFAGGGEAAAGAVRHEYHLTPKDGDLTSQVVMLNGRALATDAAGNIPALEAVEVDAARPIAVTPYSIVFARVPHFSAPACRVDR; encoded by the exons ATGGTTCCTGGCCGCGTTGCTAGGACGACCGGGCGCCACGGCGGCGGCCGCCGGGCAGCCGGCGGCACCAGCGGTGGCCGCCGTCGACGGGCGGCGCGCCGTCGCGGCGACCGGGGAGGACTTCGTGTGCGcgacgttggactggtggccgccGGACAAGTGCGACTACGGCACCTGCGCCTGGGGCCGCGCCGGCCTGCTCAACCTG TTTCTCTCTGTCCTCTCGCGCCGCCGCAGGATCTCTCCAACAAGGTCCTGCTCAATGCCGTCAGAG CCTTCTCGCCGCCGCTGCTGCTCCGCCTGGGAGGGTCGCTGCAGGACAAGGTGATGTACGGGTACGGCGCCGGGCGGCCGTGCGCGCCGTTCGTCAGGAACGCGTCGGAGATGCACGGCTTCTCGCAGGGCTGCCTGCCCCTGCGCAGGTGGGACGACCTCAACGCCTTCTTCCGGAGATCCGG TGCCAAGGTCGTGTTCGGGCTCAACGCGCTCAACGGCCGCGTCCCGTTGCCGGACGGGTCCATGGGAGGGCCGTGGGACTACACCAACGCGGCGTCGCTGATCCGGTACACCGCGAACAAGGGCTACCGAATCCATGGATGGGAGCTTG GGAACGAACTGAGCGGCACTGGAGTGGGAGCTCGGGTTGGCGCGGACCAGTACGCCGCAGACGTGATCGCCCTGAAAGCGCTAGTCGACGACGTGTACCGGAGCGAGCCATCGAAGCCGCTGGTGGTTGCTCCCGGAGGATTCTTCGACCAAGCCTGGTTTACTGAGCTTGTCGTCAAGACCGGGCCGGATCTACTGAGCGTGGTCACGCACCACGTCTACAATCTAGGACCAG GAAGGGACACGCACCTGATCGACAAGATCCTCGACCCGTCAACCCTCGACGGGATGGTCAGCACGTTCAGCGACCTCCAGCGGCTGCTCAAGTCCACGGGGACGTCGGCTGTGGCGTGGGTCGGGGAAGCCGGAGGCGCCTACAACAGCGGCCGCCACCTCGTCACTGACGCGTTCGTGTTCAGCTTCTG GTTTTTAGATCAGCTTGGGATGGCAGCGAGGTTCGACACCAAGAGCTACTGCAGGCAGAGTTTGGTCGGCGGCAACTACGGCCTGCTAAACACCACGACGTTCCAGCCTAACCCTGACTATTACAG TGCTCTACTGTGGCATCGCCTCATGGGGACCAAAGTTCTAGCAGTAACATTCAGCGGCACGAACAAGATCCGCGCGTACGCGCACTGCGCGAGAGATTCA CCAGGAATCACTCTGCTGCTGATCAACCTGAGCGGCAACGCCACCGCGCGGGTCTCGGTGACGGCCCAAGGGGCTGCCGCGGCGCACGCGCACAGGCACAGGCACGACGCGAGGAAGCACGGCGGCGGCAGGAAGTTCCGGCACGTGCACGTCCCCGGCTTCGCCGGCGGCGGCGAGGCGGCGGCGGGCGCCGTGAGACACGAGTACCACCTCACCCCCAAGGACGGCGACCTGACGAGCCAGGTCGTGATGCTGAACGGCAGGGCGTTGGCCACCGACGCGGCGGGGAACATCCCCGCCCTGGAGGCGGTCGAGGTGGACGCGGCGCGGCCCATCGCCGTCACGCCCTACTCCATCGTGTTCGCTCGCGTTCCGCATTTCAGTGCCCCGGCGTGTAGGGTAGACCGGTAG
- the LOC100382506 gene encoding vacuolar proton pump-like protein, with protein MAILSALATEVLIPVAAVIGIAFAVVQWVVVSRVKLSPAASGGSGGKAGYADSLIEEEEGLNDHNVVVKCAEIQNAISEGATSFLFTEYQYVGIFMAIFAVVIFLFLGSVEGFSTKSQPCTYSKDKYCKPALFTALFSTVSFLLGAITSLVSGFLGMKIATYANARTTLEARKGVGKAFITAFRSGAVMGFLLASSGLVVLYITINVFKLYYGDDWEGLFESITGYGLGGSSMALFGRVGGGIYTKAADVGADLVGKVERNIPEDDPRNPAVIADNVGDNVGDIAGMGSDLFGSYAESSCAALVVASISSFGIDHDFTGMCYPLLVSSVGIIVCLITTLFATDFFEVKAVKEIEPALKKQLIISTVLMTFGIALISWLALPAKFTIYNFGTQKEVSNWGLFFCVSIGLWAGLIIGFVTEYYTSNAYSPVQDVADSCRTGAATNVIFGLALGYKSVIIPIFAIAVSIYVSFSIAAMYGIAVAALGMLSTIATGLAIDAYGPISDNAGGIAEMAGMSHRIRERTDALDAAGNTTAAIGKGFAIGSAALVSLALFGAFVSRAGVKVVDVLSPKVFIGLIVGAMLPYWFSAMTMKSVGSAALKMVEEVRRQFNTIPGLMEGTAKPDYATCVKISTDASIKEMIPPGALVMLTPLIVGTLFGVETLSGVLAGALVSGVQIAISASNTGGAWDNAKKYIEAGASEHARTLGPKGSDCHKAAVIGDTIGDPLKDTSGPSLNILIKLMAVESLVFAPFFATQGGLLFKYL; from the exons ATGGCGATCCTCTCGGCGCTCGCCACCGAGGTGCTCATCCCCGTCGCCGCCGTCATCGGCATCGCCTTCGCCGTCGTGCAGTGGGTGGTCGTGTCGCGCGTGAAGCTCTCCCCGGCCGCgtccggcggcagcggcggcaaggccgGCTACGCCGACTCCCTCATCGAGGAGGAGGAGGGGCTCAACGACCACAACGTCGTCGTCAAGTGCGCCGAGATCCAGAACGCCATCTCCGAAG GAGCAACATCGTTTCTTTTCACCGAGTACCAATATGTTGGTATCTTCATGGCTATCTTCGCTGTTGTGATCTTCCTCTTCCTTGGTTCGGTTGAGGGATTCAGCACGAAGAGCCAGCCCTGCACATATAGCAAGGACAAGTACTGCAAGCCTGCGCTGTTCACTGCACTCTTTAGCACTGTGTCCTTCTTGCTTGGAGCCATCACCTCTCTGGTCTCTGGTTTCCTTGGCATGAAGATTGCCACATATGCGAATGCCAGAACTACCCTGGAAGCTAGGAAGGGTGTTGGCAAGGCTTTTATCACTGCTTTCCGCTCTGGCGCTGTTATGGGTTTCCTGCTTGCATCAAGTGGGCTTGTGGTTCTGTACATCACAATTAATGTATTTAAGTTGTATTACGGTGATGACTGGGAGGGTCTTTTTGAGTCCATCACTGGCTATGGTCTTGGTGGGTCGTCCATGGCTCTCTTCGGAAGAGTTGGTGGAGGTATCTACACAAAGGCTGCTGATGTTGGTGCCGATCTTGTTGGAAAGGTCGAGAGGAACATTCCTGAGGATGATCCTAGGAACCCAGCT GTGATTGCTGATAATGTCGGTGACAATGTTGGTGACATTGCTGGAATGGGATCTGATCTCTTTGGGTCATACGCAGAGTCTTCTTGTGCTGCCCTTGTTGTTGCGTCTATTTCATCTTTCGGAATCGACCATGATTTCACTGGGATGTGCTACCCACTCCTTGTTAGCTCTGTTGGTATCATTGTCTGCTTGATCACCACCCTTTTTGCTACTGATTTCTTTGAAGTCAAGGCTGTGAAAGAAATTGAGCCTGCACTTAAGAAGCAGCTCATCATCTCCACCGTCCTGATGACTTTTGGTATTGCTCTAATCAGCTGGTTGGCCCTTCCAGCTAAGTTCACCATCTACAACTTCGGTACTCAGAAGGAGGTTTCCAACTG GGGTTTGTTCTTCTGTGTTTCAATTGGTCTGTGGGCTGGTTTGATTATTGGTTTTGTCACAGAATACTACACTAGCAATGCATACAG TCCTGTGCAAGATGTTGCGGATTCGTGCAGAACTGGTGCTGCCACTAATGTCATTTTTGGTCTTGCTCTTGGATACAAGTCTGTTATCATCCCGATTTTCGCTATTGCTGTTAGCATCTATGTCAGTTTCTCCATTGCTGCGATGTACGGCATTGCAGTTGCCGCTCTTGGTATGCTGAGCACAATCGCAACTGGTCTTGCTATTGATGCTTATGGTCCCATCAGTGACAATGCTGGTGGTATTGCTGAGATGGCTGGAATGAGCCACAGAATCCGTGAGAGAACTGATGCTCTTGATGCTGCTGGCAACACAACTGCTGCTATTGGAAAG GGGTTTGCCATTGGTTCAGCTGCTCTTGTGTCCCTGGCGCTTTTTGGTGCCTTTGTCAGCAGAGCTGGAGTGAAGGTCGTCGACGTCCTCTCCCCCAAGGTTTTCATTGGTTTGATTGTTGGAGCCATGCTTCCGTACTGGTTCTCTGCCATGACCATGAAGAGTGTTGGAAGCGCTGCCCTGAAGATGGTGGAGGAGGTCCGCAGGCAGTTCAACACCATTCCTGGGTTGATGGAGGGAACAGCCAAGCCCGACTACGCAACCTGTGTGAAGATCTCCACTGATGCTTCCATCAAGGAGATGATTCCTCCGGGCGCTCTGGTCATGCTGACTCCCCTCATCGTTGGAACCCTCTTTGGCGTCGAGACTCTCTCCGGCGTTCTTGCTGGTGCCCTGGTTTCTGGAGTGCAG ATCGCCATCTCTGCTTCCAACACCGGCGGTGCATGGGACAATGCCAAGAAGTACATCGAG GCTGGTGCCAGCGAGCACGCGAGGACCCTCGGTCCCAAGGGATCCGACTGCCACAAGGCCGCTGTGATCGGTGACACCATTGGTGACCCCCTGAAGGACACCTCCGGCCCGTCCCTCAACATCCTCATCAAGCTCATGGCCGTGGAGTCCCTCGTGTTTGCCCCCTTCTTTGCCACCCAGGGTGGCCTGCTCTTCAAGTACCTGTAA